Proteins from one Pontibacter korlensis genomic window:
- a CDS encoding Ppx/GppA phosphatase family protein, with translation MKLAAIDIGSNAVRCQISSVLNQNGRVFFKKVEYVRYAIRFGEDVFNTGYISDLKIEKFIKLLKAFQLLLDVHDVDHYMICATSAMRSSLNAPEILERVRQEVGMEIQVIDGVTEADLINKVIYNFLDEQRNYLHIDVGGGSTEFNIYVNRQKMASQSFEQGSIRHMHGRDSEELWNSMRTWIEANAKKYHLSRAVGTGGNINKIYEIAGKTPGKPIYRKQIEEVAAYIASLPLEQRITELLLNPDRADVIVPASEIYLSAMKWAKLESMIVPAVGLKDGMLHSLYERYHPERFVITKIS, from the coding sequence TTGAAGTTAGCTGCTATTGATATTGGGTCGAATGCGGTAAGATGCCAGATTTCCAGCGTACTGAACCAGAACGGAAGAGTATTTTTCAAAAAAGTAGAGTACGTGCGTTATGCCATCCGCTTCGGCGAGGATGTGTTTAACACGGGCTACATCAGCGACCTGAAAATCGAGAAGTTTATTAAACTGCTCAAGGCCTTCCAGTTATTGCTGGATGTTCATGATGTGGACCACTACATGATCTGTGCTACCTCAGCCATGCGCAGCTCCCTTAATGCCCCTGAGATACTTGAGCGGGTAAGACAGGAAGTGGGAATGGAAATACAGGTAATAGATGGTGTAACAGAAGCCGATCTTATCAACAAGGTAATCTATAATTTCCTGGATGAGCAGCGTAACTACCTGCACATAGACGTTGGAGGTGGCAGCACGGAGTTCAACATCTATGTAAACCGCCAGAAGATGGCCTCCCAGTCGTTTGAGCAAGGCTCCATCAGGCATATGCATGGCCGTGACTCTGAAGAGCTCTGGAACAGCATGCGCACCTGGATAGAAGCCAATGCCAAGAAGTACCACCTGTCGCGTGCCGTAGGTACAGGAGGTAACATCAATAAAATTTACGAGATAGCGGGCAAAACGCCGGGCAAGCCTATCTACCGGAAGCAGATTGAGGAAGTAGCAGCCTACATAGCTAGTTTACCTTTAGAACAGCGCATTACAGAACTGCTCCTGAATCCCGATCGAGCCGATGTGATTGTACCTGCCTCAGAAATCTACCTTTCAGCCATGAAATGGGCTAAGCTGGAAAGCATGATTGTACCAGCGGTAGGTTTGAAAGACGGTATGCTGCACTCCCTTTATGAGCGCTACCACCCGGAGCGCTTCGTGATAACCAAGATCAGCTAA
- the ppk1 gene encoding polyphosphate kinase 1, producing the protein MLISKVSDQIKKSKYISRDLSWLRFNYRVLDQARDANKSLFDRLKFLAITSSNLDEFFMIRVGSLYNYLDYGKERTDYSGLRELPFRKKLLDYAHRFVNDQYLTFNNELKPLFPKSGFDILKVNELTEIEQKKVDSYFKNTIYPMLTPMVFDNYHGFPLLMNQLLTFGVVTRTTDEGKPQDRVTFVQIPQNLARFYEINRKDKIIFVPIEEIVRWKIKKLFRNVDIVSVNLFRITRNGDFTLEESDDLEADFVQEIKSKLKTRKKGRVVRLEVERNPSQFMMKILKERWTIDNANVFTINSMLDLRGLWQIVNHRHYKNKCFKQPASVLPLSLPSDGVDMFEYLKEHDVLLHHPYNSMEPVVNLLERAAEDPSVLGIKQTIYRLADQSRVTAALLKAAENGKHVSVLFEVKARFDEERNLREGERLEKAGCFVIYGISKYKTHTKMMMIIRKEGEKVTRYVHIGSGNYNEATARLYTDVSLLTTNEIYAHDVSEFFNVITGHSRPNEYKYLMTSPKNMRSQLIDLIRIEARNAKKGLKSGIVIKINSLEDREVIDELYKASKAGVTIKLIVRGICCLRPGREDLSENISVKSIVGEYLEHARLYYFHNNGDPKVYGGSADMMVRSFDRRIEALFLIANAELKREAITILYYNLLDNQNSYIMREDGTYIKRRAGANEEVIDIHKLFYNKAYVVEDVELV; encoded by the coding sequence ATGCTTATCAGTAAGGTTTCTGACCAGATAAAGAAAAGTAAATACATTAGCCGTGACCTGAGCTGGCTGCGGTTTAACTATAGAGTATTGGACCAGGCGCGTGATGCCAACAAAAGCCTTTTCGACAGGCTGAAGTTTTTGGCTATCACCTCGTCTAACCTGGATGAGTTTTTTATGATCCGGGTGGGTAGCTTGTACAATTACCTCGACTACGGAAAGGAACGCACCGATTACTCCGGCCTGCGTGAACTGCCGTTCCGTAAGAAGTTGCTCGACTACGCGCACCGTTTTGTAAACGACCAGTACCTGACCTTCAACAACGAACTGAAGCCCCTCTTCCCCAAGAGTGGCTTTGATATACTGAAGGTAAACGAGCTGACCGAAATTGAGCAGAAGAAGGTGGATTCATACTTCAAGAATACCATCTACCCAATGCTCACGCCCATGGTGTTTGATAACTACCATGGCTTTCCGCTGCTCATGAACCAGTTGCTGACTTTTGGCGTGGTTACCCGTACCACCGACGAAGGCAAGCCGCAGGACCGCGTAACCTTTGTGCAGATTCCGCAGAACCTGGCGCGCTTTTACGAGATCAACCGCAAGGACAAGATCATCTTTGTGCCGATTGAAGAAATCGTGCGCTGGAAAATCAAGAAGCTGTTCCGCAATGTGGACATCGTATCGGTAAACCTGTTCCGCATTACGCGTAATGGCGACTTCACACTGGAAGAGTCGGACGACCTGGAGGCAGACTTTGTGCAGGAGATCAAATCTAAGCTGAAGACCCGTAAAAAAGGCCGTGTGGTGCGCCTGGAGGTAGAGCGAAATCCTTCTCAGTTTATGATGAAGATACTGAAGGAGCGCTGGACCATAGACAATGCCAACGTGTTCACCATTAACAGTATGCTGGACCTGCGCGGCCTGTGGCAGATCGTGAACCACCGCCATTATAAGAACAAGTGCTTTAAGCAACCAGCCTCTGTACTTCCGCTTAGCCTGCCTAGCGATGGGGTGGATATGTTTGAGTACCTGAAGGAGCATGATGTGCTGCTGCACCACCCATACAACAGTATGGAGCCAGTAGTAAACCTGCTGGAGCGCGCCGCAGAAGACCCATCAGTGCTGGGTATAAAGCAGACGATTTACCGCTTAGCAGACCAGAGTAGGGTAACAGCAGCCTTACTGAAGGCCGCTGAGAATGGCAAGCACGTGTCGGTTTTGTTTGAGGTGAAAGCCCGTTTTGATGAGGAGCGCAACCTGCGGGAAGGCGAGAGGCTGGAGAAGGCAGGCTGCTTTGTGATTTACGGTATCAGCAAGTACAAAACGCACACCAAAATGATGATGATCATCCGGAAGGAAGGGGAGAAGGTGACGCGATATGTACACATCGGCAGCGGTAACTACAATGAGGCTACGGCTCGTTTGTACACTGATGTGAGCTTGCTGACAACGAACGAAATCTATGCGCACGACGTGTCTGAGTTCTTCAACGTAATTACCGGCCACTCTCGCCCGAACGAGTATAAATACCTGATGACCTCGCCAAAGAACATGCGGAGCCAGTTGATAGATCTGATCCGGATAGAAGCCCGCAACGCGAAGAAGGGGCTGAAGAGCGGTATCGTGATCAAGATAAACTCGCTGGAGGATAGGGAGGTAATTGATGAGTTGTATAAGGCCTCAAAAGCCGGTGTTACGATCAAGCTGATAGTGCGGGGCATTTGCTGCCTGAGACCGGGCCGTGAGGACTTGAGCGAAAATATCTCTGTGAAAAGTATAGTAGGGGAGTACCTGGAGCATGCCCGCCTGTACTACTTCCACAACAACGGCGACCCTAAAGTATATGGCGGAAGTGCAGACATGATGGTACGCAGCTTCGACCGCCGTATAGAGGCTCTCTTCCTGATTGCTAACGCGGAGTTAAAACGCGAGGCAATCACCATTCTATACTACAACCTGCTGGATAACCAGAACTCCTACATCATGCGTGAAGACGGTACTTACATAAAGCGTCGTGCCGGAGCGAATGAGGAGGTTATAGACATCCACAAGTTATTCTACAACAAAGCTTATGTGGTTGAAGATGTAGAGTTGGTGTAG